Within Kineothrix sp. MB12-C1, the genomic segment TTTATTAAGGCTGCCATCAATTTCAGATATCGTTTTACTAATATCAAATATTTTTTTTAAGTTCGTATATAAAAGAGCCAATATTGTCTCTTGTATACCCGATACCGCGATTAGCTCTCGCTTATCTCTCAAAAAACAGCAGATTTCTAAATATCCCTTATAAATTCCCTCCCACCTTTTATATGACCACCCTGATGTCATAACAGAATTTTCACGGTATCTTCGAATATAAAGCTCTTGTTTTAAATATTTTACACTTTCAGCCAGCATCATAACTTTAAAACTAAATACATCATCTTCGTGGAATATTCCCTCCGGAAATAAGATTTGGTTTTCTAATAAAAACTTGCGGCGATATGCAGCTAAACAAGCAGAAGTAGTGTAGTTCAAAGGATATAATCTGGAAAATAACTCCTTTCCCGAAATAATCTTGGAGTCCAATACCGCACTCCTATTATACAAATATTTTTTTAAGGGATAATCGCACTCCATTAAAGTATCTGCATCATAGCAAAGCATGTCTATACTATTATTTTGCAAACAATTTTTTATCTTGCTTACAGCATTTTTATTAAGCATATCATCTGAATCAACAAATATTATGTAATCGGCTTGCGTCATACGCATTCCCAGATTCCTTGCCGCTCCCTGCCCTTTATTTTCTTGGTGTATGAGTTTAATATTATCTCTCTCACTTGCAATTTTCTTACACTTCTTATAACTTTCATCTATCGAACCATCATCCACGATAATAATTTCATCAATCGTTTCTGTCTGCTCTAGCAAACTATTCAGACAGTCTTCAATGTACATCTCAACATTATAAACCGGTACAATTACACTAATTTTAATATCGAGCATATCAAGTTTTCTCCTTAGCACTCTTATTAATTACAAAATATTATTGTCAACAATATATTCCTATGTACTTTGAACATATAATGATCAGAATTCCTTTTCTTGTTTAGTTCAAAATTATAAACTTGTTTCATAATCTTCTGAAATATTTAATATATTATGATCAAAATCCAATATATTGTCAAATCCATATTCGCCCAAAGTTTTTTTCACATCGTCCTTATAATCAGTAATTACCCCGATTACAATCAGCATATCCTCTTTATGTTCCAGTTCCTGAATTGATATTATCGGGATGCCTTCTATATTATCAACATTTTGGCTTTTATTACTGACAACAAAGTATCTTGGTATAATCCCTTTATTTTTTAAATATTGGCAGGTCTTTTTACCCACTAATCCAGCACCATAAATGACTATTTCTTTATTTTTCTGCAACAATGTGTCACATTCTTCTCTTTCTCTATATAACCTCTTTAAATAAAGCATATACTCTTCTTTATTCATTAAATATTCTATCGGAACCTTTTCTCCAAATAAATCCATTCCTTTATTCAAAATCTCATTCACTTTAAAAACAAGTTCCCACTTATCACTATTCAACAAAATAGTATACAAATATGTTTTTGCAAATTCATTTAAATCTCTTGATATTAGATTAAATAACTCAATAAGCTCATTATTTAATGCCATCACCATCGTGTCTATCATGGCATTGATAAAGTCTTCCGCCTTTTGGGGGGAAAACTTTTCTTCTTTATGCCGAACCCTATACGCATAAACATCCTTATCTATTGCATAAAATTCCTCAGCACATATCAATACCCGAACCAAAAATACGGGATCCTGTCCTCTTCTATATGAAGGATAGCTAATGTCATTATCTAAAAGCAATTTCCTTGAAATAATATAGCGCGCATGCACATACGGATATTGATAATCTTTAAATAAAAGTCTTTCCTCTCTATCAAATCGAATTTTCCTTTGTTTATTAAGAAATTTATTAGAAAAAACACCGTCAAAGTACTTAACTACATTTCCTCCACATACCAAAACCTGTTCTTTCAATGCTTTATAATACAATATTTCTAAAGCATCATCAGATACCAAAAAATCATCCGGATCTACAAACATCACATATTCACCTCCCGCCATTTTCAATCCGTTATTTCTTGCCGGTCCAGAACCTGAATTCGCTTGTGTAAGAATAATCATATTGGAGTAGGTACCTTGATATTCAGCTAATATTTTTGATGAATCATCTGTAGAACCGTCATTAACACAAATAACTTCTATTTCTTTCAATGTTTGATTCAAAATGCTATTCAAACATTGGCACAAATACTTACCCATATTATATATCGGAATAATTATACTTACCTTTACGTCCATTTTAGTATTATTCTCCATTCTTATTAACTCTTTATCGTAATATTCTACATTTTTCATTTCATAATTATGTAATTTGAAAAACCTTTCTTTGAAATATGTTCTATTATTTCCTTATGATAATTTGAAGAAGTAGCTAAAACAATTATTGCCGTATCTATATATTCTTTCATTTCTTCTAATTCATAAATTGGATATCCCATAAAATAATCTTGTTCCTTTTTATGAGTTACAGCAACACCGATTATATTTTTATGCTTCTTTTCTAATAAACTTATAACTTCATTAGCAACTAATCCGGCCCCATATACAATGACTCCCGAAAAACTATCTATACATTGTTCTATTTCTTCATCAATACCCTCGATATATTCATATTCAGGCACTGTTACCGCTAATTTTTTATATAAATAATTACATGCTTCGTCTTCAAATTCAATATTCAATATATTTCCATTCTCTCTTAATGTCATATATATTCTTCTATGAAATAGGTTCAACCTCTTTTTTATCCCTTCACCTATCTCCTTTTGGCATCCCATATTCATCCAAAGTTTAAGTACTTCATAATATACAATCATATATGATTTGACTTGTGTAATTCCATGATTATCCGTAATTGATCCTTTTCTTTTTCTATAAATATGCAAATTTTCGTTTATACATACAACCCTATCAGCATCTAACAATATCTGTAAACTATATAATATATCTTCGTGAAAAATACCTTCATAAAACTTAAATGAATGATCTATAATATATTCTCTTTTCCAGAATTGCATCCAAACAGCATTATAATATTCATTTTCATCATTTGCTTTAATAAAAAATTGTTTTCCTGTGCAAACCTGATTGCTAAACTTTCGATATCCCATTTCCCATCGTACTTTTTTTTCATTTTCATATATTACTTTAGAACCACAAAAAACGCCTTGCAAATTTTTTTCTTCCGCATATGAAAATAAAACTTCCATTGCATTAATTTCTAAATAATCATCCGAATCCAAAAAATAAAGATATTTTCCTTTGGCGCTTTCCATTCCTCTATTTCTAACAAATGATAAACCTTTATTTTCAGACAATTGAATTAATTCAAACCGAGAATCACTATCAATAAATCTCTTTGCCACCTCATAGGAATTATCCGTTGATGCATCATCAATACAGATAACCTGTATTTCAGAAAACGTTTGATCAGCTACACTCTGTAAACATTCTACTACATAATTTTCAACATTATATATAGGTATAATAATTGACACTTTCGGTATCATGAGGTTTCTCCTTCTTCTAATTTATAATGCTTTCATAAAATAATATAATAGCTAAAACAGCTCATTCGCTCTCATTATCTTTTCAAGCAGTTTCGCTCTTTGACTTGTTACATGCTTTTCCAAGTATATATTGTATTTCTGAATATCGACGTCTTCCTTAAGGTACTGGTTCATTAAACTTTCAAATTCATCATACGACTGTACACATTTACATATATTACTTAATTCATACCATCGTGTATCTGCGTTATCTGGATATCTTGCTATAATATGGCATTGCCCTGCAACTTCTTCTAAAAAATGTGGAGTAACCTGATTCCATCCGTTAGCATCTTTTCTTGTCTCATCCATTCCCGGCGTGGAATAAACTGCGATTTTAGACCTCCTAACTAAGTTAATATATTCTTCCCGGGTATCACCATAACTTACGGTCTTTCCTGTTCTTGACTGATAATATATATAGTGCCCGTTTTCATATTTTCTTCTTACCAGATTAAAATCAGGATATTTGTCTTCATATTTATCAACATATTTTTGCAATAATGGATTTTGTCTTGCAAATAATACCAAATCATATTCTTTAACAAATCGTTTTTCCATTTGTATATAATAATCCGGCAAAGATAATGGAAAATGGTATGTTTTAATTGGACATTTTTTTTCAGTAAAATATTCATATACTTCACGACTTGAAACTAAAACAAATGGATTTTTTTTATAAGCATTTATAAAAAATTTATACTGCTCATTATCAAGATAATAATCAATCAAACACGGTATATACTTTTTATTATTATAAATCCCATCTTGTTGCTTTGTAGCCATATCAAACATAAATATACCTTTATCACGTTTTATATCAAAAAGCGAAAATATTCTAAAAATAGGAATTCCAGTTTTTTTCCAAATTCCCCTGCATTTTTCATCAAATTTAAATTCAAATTCGCTGCGGCTATAAATAGGTTTTGATAGCTTTTCTGACAATATATCCTCCCATTCGAAGGCTATATCAAAACAATATTTTTTATGATTTTCTTTGTTCTCCATTATTTTTCTTTTTGTTAAAATAATCATTTATATTTGCTCCATATCTTTTATGAATTTCTTACCATCGATTTTATAGCCTTTTTATTATATAAATATTTCTCTATCCACTCTACAATTCTCTCACTGGCATGTCCATCCTCTAATACCCCATGTTCCTGCGAAAAATCATCTATTTTGTTCCGATACTCTTCTTCCTCAAATGCTTCTATATTTTCAATCAATTCATCATTATTCACTGCTACGGAAAACGGTAAAGAATACATATCCCACATGAGCTTACCTCGTTCCTCCGTATATTGATTCAAATCATCTGCATAGATAAATACCGGCATATACATATTTATAACATCGAATGCTGAACTGGAATAATCCGTTATCAATATATCCGAAGCTGCCGCCAGCTCATTCATATCATCTGCCTGACTTACATCGATCATATTAGCAACTTTATTTTTTAATGGATATTTATCGAGTTGTGCCGCTAATTGCGGATGCAAACGTAAGAATACATACCACGTTCCACCAAACTTTCGCCCCAACGCATCCACCATTTGCTTAAAGTCAATTGTTGGTTCTTCTATAAATACCTGTCGATTTCCTTTTTGACTTCCTCCCCTGAATGTAGGGGCGAATAACGCTATCTTAATATCCTGCGGTACTCCATACCGTTCTCTCACACTCTTATATGTATCATTTCTTTTATTGATAAATATATCACAACGAGGAGAACCTGTCTTGATAATATCGCCGCTGTAAAGCAGCATTTCCGGATATAATCTCGTACACCAATCAGAATTAGATGTAACATAATCTATCAGCCTTGAATCATATTCGCTCACCATGTATGCAATTCGGGGGAAAAGTTTTCCTCTAAACTTCCCTACTGGTTTGAATTCCAACGCAGCATGCCAAGTCTGTATATAGAGCTGCTTCTTCCTCTTAACTGTACCGTATGCCTTTCTACTATTGTCTATCCAGACTTTGGCTGTTGATAAATGATATGCTCTATTAAGAAAGTTATTTTTCACCTTTTTGATGCCGCTCGGGAACTGTCTTTCCATATTATTAACTAGCCAGATAATTTCGAACTCCTCATTCCGCTTTAGCAGTTCTTCTGCTATGTATCGAGGGTTGCAGCAATATCCACCATCTCCTTCAAATGTCGTAAATACAATCTTATCTTTATGAATAGGGAAAATCCTCAGCAAATAATAAAACATACTTGTTCTAATACATTCTCTTTTTCTCTTTCTTATGTATCTTTCTTCAATACTTAACCGCCCCATTCTTAAGACTCCTCTTTCACTATTTTGATAAGAGAATCGGGAATTCCTGCACTTGCTCTTTGATAATCCTCAATAAAATCTACTTCACTCCAAAAATAATCCTGCGTAGATATCGCTTTTATATAAAAACTATTCATATCAATTATTCTCTGTATGGCTCCTTCAAAATAGGAGGAAAATTCTTTCTCTTTCATTATTTGAGTCGTTGCTTTACGCAGATCTTCAATTACTCCTTTACTAATTTTAGCTATCCCGATGAATTCTCCTTCTGAGCTATCACATGGCATTGTCTTATTTATCTCTATAACTTTTCCATTACTTATCTTTACCTTCATCGCCTCTTCATCACACAAACCATATTCTACAGGCAATATCATATCTCCTTCTTCATGCAACATTGACTCAAATATTTCAGGTGCACATAATGTATCCGCATGCAAATACACAAAATCATCATAAAGAAAATCTTTGGCCATATAGAATGACCCTAACACATTAACCTGCTCATAAAATGGATTAAATACACATTGAACTCCATCTATCTTTTTCGTTAATTCTTCAAACCTTTCACTTTGATAACCCGTTACAATAATAATATCTTTAATCCCAAATGCATGAAGCATAGAAATATTATATTCAATCATTTTTATACCTTTAATTTCAAGAAACGATTTAGGAATATTCTCTGTAAGGCTTCCTAATCTGCTACCTTTCCCCGCTGCCATGATAATTGCCTGCATATTTAATCCCCCATTCTATAATGAATCATTGTAAATATTTTCTATTATATCTACCTGTATACTTAATTTGTCATTCCCTATGTCTCCCATTACCTTATGTGCCAATACCGATACCTCTTCTCTTTTGATACCTAAATCAGCAAGGGATTTATTAACATTTATAAACTTCATAAATTCAATCAATTCTTCTTTTGATTCTTTTCCCGATTGAACGTTCTTGCCCGTCAACCAAAATATTGTATCCTTCACTTTCTTCTCATTTACATCGTACTGCCTTTGTATCCATGCCGGATATAATGCCGCAATACCAATCGCATGGCTTGTATCGGTTCTGGCTCCTACTCCATACTGCATCCGATGCGGTAGGCATGTCCCTATGTTAGCCAGATTCATTCCCATAATCATACTCGCATAACTCATAGCTTCTCGGGCTTCATGGTTATCTATATTCTTTTTCAAGAGCGGAAGATTTTCCGCTATTATTTTAATAGCCTTTTCAGATAACATTTCAGACCAATTATTCGCTTTTACCGCCGTGTATGTCTCTATCGCATGTGCCAAAGCATCGAAACCGGTCTCCATCGTAACATCCATTGGGAGCGTCCATGTGTATCTTGGATTCACAATCGCCACTTTGGGTAATATTGCATCACCCCTGATTCCACCTTTTATCCGATATTTTAAGCTGGATACAATAGCGCCCTTACTCAGTTCGCTTCCGCTGCCGGCAGTCGTAGGTATTGCTATAATAGGTAATACCTCCCCTGTAGGTTCCATTTCTTCCAATAGAAAACGTTCTAACTTTTCGGATATACCTATTCCTACAGCCGCTGCCTTTGCTGCATCCAAGGCGCTTCCTCCGCCAAAGCCGACTATTGCCGTTACCCGTCTATCTCTTCCCATCTTAACTGCTTCTTCAATTTCTTCCAGTCTGGGATTCGCACTTATCCTATCAAAAATTATAACTTCTTCCACATTCGGACATCCATCCAAGATATTCTTCAGTTCATCCAGATACCCATATTTCTTCAAACTTCTTCCGGTTGTAACTATCATAATATTTCCGCATAACAACTCTTCTTCTTTTCTCAAGGCACCTTCCACATTATGATTCCCAAAATATATTCGTGTAGGTATTTTTAAAATGAAATCTTTCATTAATGAAACCTCATAAGTTTTCAATTCTGACTTCTCTGTCATCAACCATTTCTTTAATTATTTTTTTTCTTCTTACATACAATTCTTTCACTGTCCTGTATGTATCTTTGTAAAGCTCATACATATATATATACTTTTGATGATTTGTCATATTAGGCTTTATTATCATGCGTACGGATACAAAGCGTTCTGCTGCTTCTCTTAAATCTGAAAAATATCCTTTCCCAAGCAAAACCATCATTGCTGCACCCGTCGACGTCGTTTCAAATTCGGATAAAACAAGAATATCCCTTCCTAAAATATCAGCTTTTATCTGTGAAATGAGATTAATTCTTGCCAATCCTCCCGACAACCGAACTGATTTAATCTTTGTTCCCGTCTCCTCAACCGCCGCAATCATATCCATATCTATATATCCAGTGCTTTCAAACACCGCCCTTGTCATATCTTTTCTTGTATGCATTCTTTCTATTCCGAAAAATACCCCTCGCGCATTGTCATCCCAAATCGGCGCGCGTTCTCCAAGCAAATAGGGAAGAAACACCAGACCTTTTGCTCCTAAAACAGATTCCCCCGCTTCTTTTTCCATGATTTCATAAGGATAGACTTCGTTCTGATAATAGCATTGCTTTACCCATTCTATCAGCCCTCCTCCCAGATTATTGCTTCCCCCTATAATATACGCTTCTTCACTATAAAGCGGAAGATTATAAATTAAGGAATTGTTCTTCGGATTCTTATTTCTTGATAAAGCGCGCAACACCGTCACAGTACCCGATACATCGCTTGCATCCCCATCTTCCGATGCCCCGCTTCCGATAAATGAGCAGATTGCATCATAGGATGAGATCACTACTTCTACTTCCTTATTAAATCCCAATTCCTTTGCGAGATTGGGAAGAACCTGCCCTATCGTATCTCCGGGATTCAACACCTCCGGAAGCTTTTCCTTTGAAATTTCCAATGCTTTCAGAAGTTTCTCAGGATAATATCCCCTTTTTGCATTATAGTGATACTTTATTGCATTAAAATAATCAGTAGCACAAACTCCGCTAAGCATAAACAACATATAATCATTAGGTGTCATGAACTTATCTGTCCTATTAAACGCTTCCGGCATGTTTCTTTTTACCCATAATATCCTAGGCAGCATGAGACTTGCTGACATATCTGTCAAAGTTTCTTTGTATACTTCCTTGAACTCATCCATCTTTGCAATATATAAGCTCTCATCTTCCGCCCTCTTATCAGAAACCATAGAAGCCCTCATCAGTGGTACACCATTTTCATCTATGCATACAAGGCAAGACGCAGACGCTGTAACAGTTATATAGTCAATACACACCTCTTTGCATTCACGAACTCCTCTTATTATGAGTTCCTTCGCACTCTGCCACCATTCTTCCGGATCCTGTTCAACTTTCTCTGCACTAATAGCTGTCTTTATCGGAAGCGCCTCATTGTATAATTTTGTCCCCATTTCATTGAAAATGATACATCTTATACTTTTCAGCCCCATATTAATAACCATTACATTTTTCATTACCTGCTATCCTCTTTATCCAATAATACTAAACTTGTTATATGCCATGTAGTAAATAGCTTCATAAATTTTCTTCTCTACATATATTGCTTGAAATCCATTCTCTTCAAGCAATCCCCCTTCTATCGATTCTAAAATTCCTTTTCTATATGCCAACTTAACTTCTGTCGATATATTTATTTTTTTTACATTTTCTTTTTTTGTCAATTTTCTAACTTCTTTGTCTTCAAGCCCACTGCTTCCATGTACAACAAATGGCACATCCGAGATATTGGCCACGTAATCTATTAAACTATAATCCAAATCCGGCTTTCCTTTATACATTCCATGAACAGTTCCAAAAGCGGCGGCAAACATATCTACCTTTGTCTCTCTTAGAAATTTCTTTATTTCATCTCTATCAGTAACATGGTATTCATCTACAGTAAGGTCATCTTCCGTTCCTTTTATTTGTCCGACCTCTGCTTCCACCAAGATACCTTCTCTGTGGGCTTTTTCAATTACAATATTTGTCTTTTTAATATTTTCCTCGATATCTGAATCAGAAGCATCTATCATGACAGAATCCCACTTTTTTACAATGGCATCTTCAAGTATTTTCATATCCTTACAATGGTCCAGATGCAGCCACACATTAATGCTCTTTTTATCCGCATAACTTTTAATAAAAGCCCTTACTTCCTCCGCATCCATCTGATTATATACTCCCGCTGATGTCTGCAGAATAACATTTCTCTTTTTCGCAGCCGCCGCATCAATTATGGCTTTTGCAGAATTTATATCCCATATATTAAATGCAAGCATACATTCTGCTAACAAATCATTTATCATCCCTTATCTCACTTCCCAAATCCGGTTTATTGGTAATAATCCCATTTACCCCCATATCACAGAAGCGACGGATTTCTTTCCCGCCGTTTACCGTCCAGATGTTTATTTCTATTTCTCTCTGCCTAAGGGCTTCGAAGGAAGCGTTCCTATCCATAAGGTACCATGCCGGGTGAACTGTATTAACATTATATCGCTGAGCATAATCTTCGACATTCATAATACCATCGCAGTAAAGAAATGCGACTCTCGCTGCCGACTCCAGCTCCCGAATCTTCAACATGGAGGCGTGAGAGAACGAAGAAAATAAAGTATTTTCCAATACATTTTTCTCCTTTACTATCTGTAAAACCTTCTCCTCCATGCCATCATAAGGAAAAACATTGTTTTTCAACTCGATATTAAATAGAAATTCTCTCTTATCCTGATTGCATCTTTCCCTTAACTGTTCCAACACCTCTTCTAACAAAGGAATAGCGCTGTCTTCCTGTTCCGGATGCAACTTATTAAACTTAAATTTTCTTAATTCTTCCAAATCATAGTCCTTAACACATCCCGTACCATCGGAGACTCTGTTAATCCACTCATCATGAGTAACTACAAGATATCCATCTCGAGTCACCTGTATATCGAACTCAACTCCATCAGCTCCCATATCGTATGCCATGTGGAATGCTTTCATCGTATTCTCTGCGGCATATTCACTCGCCCCACGATGCCCATATATTTTCGTCTGATATTTCATCCTCTTGTCTCCAAAAACTTCTCTACGACCCCTGCCATAGCAATCGATTCCGCTTCCGTGAATTTATAAGACTTTCTTTCCCCATTATGAATCAACGATACAAATTCGCTTAATTCATACCGCAACCCATCTCCTAGGAATTTGGCCGTATATTGTTCTTTCTTGGATGGATCCTCGAAACGGACTTCAAAAGATTTCGTCAGCCACCATGGGGATTCCGCCAGAATATACCCCTTCGTCCCTGCAATAATAAGCTGACCTTCCGACTTTACCTCTACGCCAGTCTTGGATAATGCCATTCCCTTATCGAAAGAGAACGATGCTTTGGTATACAAATCGATTCCTTTATCATCCTTGATACTATCAAAATGTACACTCTTATACTGCGTACCCAACAACTTGAAAATAGGAAGCATAGTGTGATTACCGAATTCCAGAAAACCACCTCCATAGCGAGCATCCTTTCTTTCTCTGGAACTCGGATCCGTAATCCTGGTAAAACAAGCCTCTACATCCACAATACTGCCTATGATTCCACTCCGAGCCACCCCCAGAAGCTGCCCAAATCCCGGACAATACGCCGTCTTAATTGCTTCTAACAATAAGCAATCATTCTTCTTGGCTATGGCAAATAATTCTTTCGCCTGACTTTCCGAAAGAGCCATTGGTTTTTCACATAGGACATGTTTCCCACATTCTAATGCAGTCTTTACATATTCAAAGTGTGTTTGGTGAAGAGAAGCTACATAGATAGCTTCTAACCCCTCCATAAAATCACAGAATTCTCCCCAATAAGCCTGAATGCCAAAACGCCTAGAAAACCGCTCCACGCTCTCCTTATTTGGATTATAGGCTCTGATTACTTCGATTCCACTGACATACTTCGCTTCCGGTATGAACCTGGAAGCAATACGTCCGGTACCCACAATACCCATTCTTATAATTGGATATTTCTGCTCTCTTAGTAAGGTACTGGATATTTCTTTCGTCCGCTCCAGGTATACTACTTCACAGAAGTCCTTAATATAGTCAAAAGCTCCTACCCAATCGGAACCGATTGCGAATATATCAATTCCGTATTTATGTATATCCTCAACCTTCTGTCCCACATGGTCTTCCACAATAATTCGATCTGCAAATCCAGTCTTCTTCACATTTTCAATTCGATCAATAATAGAATCTACAACATTGAGTTTACCGCGGGATTCGTCATATTGCTCTGTCGTAATTCCTACAATCAAGTAATCACCCAGAGCTTTTGCCCTCTCTAATAGCTTATAATGTCCCTCATGGAACAAATCGAAAGAACCATATGTAATCACTTTCCTCATTCTCACTCACCCAATCTCCCAGCGAAATATTTTCCTATATCCGCAACCATCCTCAGCACACTGTCATGAAGATCCTCCGGAAAGCACTTCAACGCCCCAAAAGTTTCAAAACTGAGCACCCCCTTGTATCCTATTTCCTTCAAT encodes:
- a CDS encoding glycerophosphodiester phosphodiesterase family protein: MKYQTKIYGHRGASEYAAENTMKAFHMAYDMGADGVEFDIQVTRDGYLVVTHDEWINRVSDGTGCVKDYDLEELRKFKFNKLHPEQEDSAIPLLEEVLEQLRERCNQDKREFLFNIELKNNVFPYDGMEEKVLQIVKEKNVLENTLFSSFSHASMLKIRELESAARVAFLYCDGIMNVEDYAQRYNVNTVHPAWYLMDRNASFEALRQREIEINIWTVNGGKEIRRFCDMGVNGIITNKPDLGSEIRDDK
- a CDS encoding Gfo/Idh/MocA family oxidoreductase, whose translation is MRKVITYGSFDLFHEGHYKLLERAKALGDYLIVGITTEQYDESRGKLNVVDSIIDRIENVKKTGFADRIIVEDHVGQKVEDIHKYGIDIFAIGSDWVGAFDYIKDFCEVVYLERTKEISSTLLREQKYPIIRMGIVGTGRIASRFIPEAKYVSGIEVIRAYNPNKESVERFSRRFGIQAYWGEFCDFMEGLEAIYVASLHQTHFEYVKTALECGKHVLCEKPMALSESQAKELFAIAKKNDCLLLEAIKTAYCPGFGQLLGVARSGIIGSIVDVEACFTRITDPSSRERKDARYGGGFLEFGNHTMLPIFKLLGTQYKSVHFDSIKDDKGIDLYTKASFSFDKGMALSKTGVEVKSEGQLIIAGTKGYILAESPWWLTKSFEVRFEDPSKKEQYTAKFLGDGLRYELSEFVSLIHNGERKSYKFTEAESIAMAGVVEKFLETRG